A portion of the Panthera tigris isolate Pti1 chromosome E1, P.tigris_Pti1_mat1.1, whole genome shotgun sequence genome contains these proteins:
- the LOC102954011 gene encoding somatotropin produces MAAGPRNSVLLAFALLCLPWPQEVGAFPAMPLSSLFANAVLRAQHLHQLAADTYKEFERAYIPEGQRYSIQNAQAAFCFSETIPAPTGKDEAQQRSDVELLRFSLLLIQSWLGPVQFLSRVFTNSLVFGTSDRVYEKLKDLEEGIQALMRELEDGSPRAGQILKQTYDKFDTNLRSDDALLKNYGLLSCFKKDLHKAETYLRVMKCRRFVESSCAF; encoded by the exons ATGGCTGCAG GCCCTCGGAACTCTGTGCTCCTGGCGTTTGCCCTGCTCTGCCTGCCCTGGCCCCAGGAGGTGGGCGCCTTCCCAGCCATGCCCTTGTCCAGTCTGTTTGCCAACGCCGTGCTCCGGGCCCAGCACCTGCACCAGCTGGCCGCCGACACCTACAAAGAGTTT GAGCGGGCGTACATCCCGGAGGGACAGAGGTATTCCATCCAGAACGCGCAGGCTGCCTTCTGCTTCTCGGAGACCATCCCGGCCCCCACGGGCAAGGACGAGGCCCAGCAGAGATCC GACGTAGAGCTGCTCCGCTTCTCCCTGCTGCTCATCCAGTCGTGGCTCGGGCCCGTGCAATTCCTCAGCAGGGTCTTCACCAACAGCCTGGTGTTCGGCACCTCGGACCGGGTCTACGAGAAGCTCAAGGACCTGGAGGAAGGCATCCAAGCCCTGATGCGG GAGCTGGAAGATGGCAGCCCCCGGGCCGGGCAGATCCTGAAGCAAACCTACGACAAGTTTGACACAAACTTGCGCAGTGACGACGCGCTGCTCAAGAACTATGGGCTCCTGTCCTGCTTCAAGAAGGACCTGCACAAGGCTGAGACGTACCTGCGGGTCATGAAGTGTCGCCGCTTCGTGGAAAGCAGCTGTGCTTTCTAG
- the LOC102953325 gene encoding intercellular adhesion molecule 5 isoform X1, whose amino-acid sequence MAYTTTEQLLALLTRMETLLFCVWALLALNPGPGATEEIFEVSVWPDQALVKLGQSLMINCSTTCPDPGPSGIETSLKKTQVDKGPQWKEFLLEDVTENSVLQCFFSCAGIQKDTSLDITVYQPPEQVILELQPAWVAMDEAFTVKCHVPSVAPLENLTLTLLQGNQELHRKDFMNLAVASQRAEITINVKAQREDDRCNFSCRAELDLSSHGGGLFHSSSAIKVLRIFEFSQSPQIWVSSLLEIGMAEAVSCELARVFPAREVMFHMFLGDQELSLFVSWKGDTAWANATVRAMETGDQELSCLVSLGPMEQKTREPVHVYSFPPPILEIEELYPLAGTDINVTCLGHVLTSPSPTLRLKGAPDLPAPGEPAWLLLTTREEDNGRNFSCEASLEVQGQRLSKTTAVQLHVLYKPRLEESDCPGNQTWVKGTEQLLACVPKGNPTPTLVCTWNGVIFNFEVPRKATQNHTGTYCCTASNQLGSVSKDIAVIVRGLDEGISSTIFVIITVALGVGVITIALYLNYRPCKIERRKLPYRQKEKNKEEESQFAVQQAEKCNAHNC is encoded by the exons ATGGCATATACTACTACAGAGCAA ctTTTGGCCCTTCTCACAAGGATGGAAACGCTACTGTTTTGTGTCTGGGCCCTGCTGGCCTTGAACCCTGGCCCAG GAGCAACTGAAGAGATATTTGAGGTTTCCGTTTGGCCAGATCAGGCCCTGGTAAAGCTTGGACAGTCCCTAATGATCAACTGCAGCACTACCTGTCCAGACCCAGGACCCAGTGGAATTGAGACTTCCTTAAAGAAAACCCAGGTGGACAAAGGACCTCAGTGGAAGGAGTTTCTTCTGGAGGATGTCACAGAGAATTCTGTTCTGCAGTGCTTCTTCTCTTGTGCAGGGATCCAAAAGGACACAAGCCTTGACATCACTGTGTATC AGCCACCCGAGCAGGTGATCCTGGAGCTGCAGCCGGCATGGGTAGCCATGGATGAAGCCTTCACAGTGAAGTGCCATGTGCCCAGTGTAGCACCCCTGGAGAACCTCACCCTTACCCTTCTCCAGGGTAACCAGGAACTACACAGAAAGGACTTTATGAACTTGGCTGTAGCCTCCCAAAGAGCTGAGATCACCATCAATGTCAAAGCCCAAAGGGAAGATGATAGGTGCAATTTCTCCTGCCGTGCAGAACTGGACTTGAGTTCACATGGTGGAGGGCTCTTTCACAGTAGCTCAGCCATCAAGGTACTCCGGATCTTTG AATTCTCTCAGAGTCCCCAAATCTGGGTCTCCTCACTTTTGGAGATTGGGATGGCAGAGGCTGTGAGCTGCGAGTTGGCTAGGGTGTTCCCCGCCAGAGAGGTAATGTTCCACATGTTCCTGGGAGACCAAGAGCTGAGCCTGTTTGTCTCCtggaagggagacacagcatgggCCAATGCCACAGTTCGGGCCATGGAGACTGGTGATCAGGAGCTGTCTTGCCTTGTATCTCTGGGTccaatggaacagaaaacaagAGAGCCAGTGCATGTCTATA GCTTCCCTCCACCAATCCTAGAGATAGAAGAATTATACCCATTGGCAGGGACAGACATTAATGTGACCTGTTTGGGGCATGTGTTAACATCACCCAGCCCTACTCTTCGGCTTAAGGGAGCCCCAGATCTCCCTGCCCCTGGGGAACCTGCCTGGCTTTTACTTACCACCAGGGAGGAAGATAACGGCCGAAATTTCTCCTGTGAGGCCTCTTTGGAGGTTCAGGGTCAGCGGTTGAGCAAAACCACTGCGGTCCAGCTCCATGTCTTAT ACAAGCCCCGGTTAGAGGAATCTGACTGCCCTGGCAACCAGACGTGGGTGAAAGGGACAGAGCAGCTGCTTGCCTGCGTCCCAAAGGGAAACCCAACTCCAACCTTGGTGTGTACCTGGAATGGAGTGATATTCAACTTTGAAGTGCCACGGAAAGCAACCCAGAACCACACAGGAACCTACTGCTGCACAGCCTCTAACCAACTGGGCTCTGTCAGCAAAGACATTGCTGTCATCGTTCGAG GCCTGGATGAAGGAATCAGCTCCACCATCTTTGTCATCATTACTGTCGCTCTTGGAGTGGGTGTAATCACCATAGCACTGTATTTGAACTACCGGCCTTGCAAAATAGAGAGGCGGAAATTGCCCtataggcagaaagagaagaacaaagaggagGAAAGCCAGTTTGCTGTTCAGCAAGCAGAAAAATGCAATGCACATAATTGTTAA
- the LOC102953325 gene encoding intercellular adhesion molecule 5 isoform X2 translates to METLLFCVWALLALNPGPGATEEIFEVSVWPDQALVKLGQSLMINCSTTCPDPGPSGIETSLKKTQVDKGPQWKEFLLEDVTENSVLQCFFSCAGIQKDTSLDITVYQPPEQVILELQPAWVAMDEAFTVKCHVPSVAPLENLTLTLLQGNQELHRKDFMNLAVASQRAEITINVKAQREDDRCNFSCRAELDLSSHGGGLFHSSSAIKVLRIFEFSQSPQIWVSSLLEIGMAEAVSCELARVFPAREVMFHMFLGDQELSLFVSWKGDTAWANATVRAMETGDQELSCLVSLGPMEQKTREPVHVYSFPPPILEIEELYPLAGTDINVTCLGHVLTSPSPTLRLKGAPDLPAPGEPAWLLLTTREEDNGRNFSCEASLEVQGQRLSKTTAVQLHVLYKPRLEESDCPGNQTWVKGTEQLLACVPKGNPTPTLVCTWNGVIFNFEVPRKATQNHTGTYCCTASNQLGSVSKDIAVIVRGLDEGISSTIFVIITVALGVGVITIALYLNYRPCKIERRKLPYRQKEKNKEEESQFAVQQAEKCNAHNC, encoded by the exons ATGGAAACGCTACTGTTTTGTGTCTGGGCCCTGCTGGCCTTGAACCCTGGCCCAG GAGCAACTGAAGAGATATTTGAGGTTTCCGTTTGGCCAGATCAGGCCCTGGTAAAGCTTGGACAGTCCCTAATGATCAACTGCAGCACTACCTGTCCAGACCCAGGACCCAGTGGAATTGAGACTTCCTTAAAGAAAACCCAGGTGGACAAAGGACCTCAGTGGAAGGAGTTTCTTCTGGAGGATGTCACAGAGAATTCTGTTCTGCAGTGCTTCTTCTCTTGTGCAGGGATCCAAAAGGACACAAGCCTTGACATCACTGTGTATC AGCCACCCGAGCAGGTGATCCTGGAGCTGCAGCCGGCATGGGTAGCCATGGATGAAGCCTTCACAGTGAAGTGCCATGTGCCCAGTGTAGCACCCCTGGAGAACCTCACCCTTACCCTTCTCCAGGGTAACCAGGAACTACACAGAAAGGACTTTATGAACTTGGCTGTAGCCTCCCAAAGAGCTGAGATCACCATCAATGTCAAAGCCCAAAGGGAAGATGATAGGTGCAATTTCTCCTGCCGTGCAGAACTGGACTTGAGTTCACATGGTGGAGGGCTCTTTCACAGTAGCTCAGCCATCAAGGTACTCCGGATCTTTG AATTCTCTCAGAGTCCCCAAATCTGGGTCTCCTCACTTTTGGAGATTGGGATGGCAGAGGCTGTGAGCTGCGAGTTGGCTAGGGTGTTCCCCGCCAGAGAGGTAATGTTCCACATGTTCCTGGGAGACCAAGAGCTGAGCCTGTTTGTCTCCtggaagggagacacagcatgggCCAATGCCACAGTTCGGGCCATGGAGACTGGTGATCAGGAGCTGTCTTGCCTTGTATCTCTGGGTccaatggaacagaaaacaagAGAGCCAGTGCATGTCTATA GCTTCCCTCCACCAATCCTAGAGATAGAAGAATTATACCCATTGGCAGGGACAGACATTAATGTGACCTGTTTGGGGCATGTGTTAACATCACCCAGCCCTACTCTTCGGCTTAAGGGAGCCCCAGATCTCCCTGCCCCTGGGGAACCTGCCTGGCTTTTACTTACCACCAGGGAGGAAGATAACGGCCGAAATTTCTCCTGTGAGGCCTCTTTGGAGGTTCAGGGTCAGCGGTTGAGCAAAACCACTGCGGTCCAGCTCCATGTCTTAT ACAAGCCCCGGTTAGAGGAATCTGACTGCCCTGGCAACCAGACGTGGGTGAAAGGGACAGAGCAGCTGCTTGCCTGCGTCCCAAAGGGAAACCCAACTCCAACCTTGGTGTGTACCTGGAATGGAGTGATATTCAACTTTGAAGTGCCACGGAAAGCAACCCAGAACCACACAGGAACCTACTGCTGCACAGCCTCTAACCAACTGGGCTCTGTCAGCAAAGACATTGCTGTCATCGTTCGAG GCCTGGATGAAGGAATCAGCTCCACCATCTTTGTCATCATTACTGTCGCTCTTGGAGTGGGTGTAATCACCATAGCACTGTATTTGAACTACCGGCCTTGCAAAATAGAGAGGCGGAAATTGCCCtataggcagaaagagaagaacaaagaggagGAAAGCCAGTTTGCTGTTCAGCAAGCAGAAAAATGCAATGCACATAATTGTTAA
- the SMARCD2 gene encoding SWI/SNF-related matrix-associated actin-dependent regulator of chromatin subfamily D member 2 isoform X2, giving the protein MSPGSRMPMAGLQVGPPAGSPFGTAAPLRPGMPPTMMDPFRKRLLVPQAQHPMPAQRRGLKRRKMADKVLPQRIRELVPESQAYMDLLAFERKLDQTIARKRMEIQEAIKKPLTQKRKLRIYISNTFSPSKAEGDNAGNAGTPGGTPAGDKVASWELRVEGKLLDDPSKQKRKFSSFFKSLVIELDKELYGPDNHLVEWHRMPTTQETDGFQVKRPGDLNVKCTLLLMLDHQPPQYKLDPRLARLLGVHTQTRAAIMQALWLYIKHNQLQDGHEREYINCNRYFRQIFSCGRLRFSEIPMKLAGLLQHPDPIVINHVISVDPNDQKKTACYDIDVEVDDPLKAQMSNFLASTTNQQEIASLDVKIHETIESINQLKTQRDFMLSFSTDPQDFIQEWLRSQRRDLKIITDVIGNPEEERRAAFYHQPWAQEAVGRHIFAKVQQRRQELEQVLGIRLT; this is encoded by the exons ATGTCACCAGGGAGCCGGATGCCCATGGCTGGCTTGCAGGTGGGGCCCCCTGCCGGCTCCCCATTTGGCACAGCTGCTCCACTTCGACCTGGCATGCCACCCACCATGATGGACCCGTTCCGAAAACGCCTGCTGGTGCCCCAGGCCCAGCATCCAATGCCGGCCCAGCGCCGGGG GTTAaagaggaggaagatggcagaTAAGGTTCTACCTCAGCGA ATTCGGGAGCTTGTCCCAGAGTCTCAGGCGTATATGGATCTTTTGGCTTTTGAGCGGAAGCTGGACCAGACCATTGCCCGAAAGCGGATGGAGATCCAAGAGGCCATCAAAAAGCCTCTGACG cAAAAACGAAAGCTGCGGATCTATATTTCTAATACATTCAGTCCCAGCAAAGCAGAAGGTGATAATGCAGGAAACGCAGGGACCCCCGGGGGAACCCCAGCAGGGGACAAGGTGGCTTCCTGGGAACTCCGAGTGGAGGGAAAACTGCTGGATGAT CCTAGCAAACAGAAGAGgaagttttcttcattctttaagaGCCTCGTCATTGAGCTGGACAAGGAACTGTACGGGCCTGACAACCACCTGGTAGAG TGGCACCGGATGCCCACCACCCAGGAGACTGATGGCTTCCAGGTGAAACGGCCTGGAGACCTCAACGTCAAGTGcaccctcctgctcatgctggaTCATCAG CCTCCCCAGTACAAGTTGGACCCCCGACTGGCAAGGCTGCTAGGGGTGCACACACAGACCAGGGCGGCCATCATGCAGGCCCTGTGGCTTTATATCAAACACAACCAGCTGCAGGACGGGCACGAGCGGGAGTACATCAATTGCAACCGTTACTTCCGCCAG ATCTTCAGTTGCGGCCGACTTCGTTTCTCGGAGATTCCCATGAAGCTGGCTGGATTGCTGCAGCATCCAGACCCCATTGTCATCAACCATGTCATTAG CGTAGACCCTAATGACCAGAAGAAGACAGCGTGTTATGACATTGATGTGGAGGTAGACGACCCACTCAAGGCCCAGATGAGCAATTTTCTGGCCTCCACCACCAATCAACAGGAGATTGCCTCCCTTGATGTCAAG ATCCATGAGACCATTGAGTCCATCAACCAGCTGAAGACCCAGAGGGATTTCATGCTCAGCTTTAGCACTGACCCTCAGGACTTCATCCAGGAGTGGCTGCGATCTCAGCGCCGAGATCTGAAG ATCATCACTGATGTGATTGGGAATCCTGAGGAAGAGAGACGAGCTGCTTTCTACCACCAGCCCTGGGCCCAGGAAGCAGTGGGGAGGCACATCTTTGCCAAG GTGCAGCAGCGAAGGCAAGAACTGGAACAGGTGCTGGGAATCCGCCTGACCTAA
- the SMARCD2 gene encoding SWI/SNF-related matrix-associated actin-dependent regulator of chromatin subfamily D member 2 isoform X1: protein MSGRVAGGFPLPPLSPGGGAVAAALGAPPPPAGPGMLPGPALRGPGPAGGVGGPGAAAFRPMGPAGPAAQYQRPGMSPGSRMPMAGLQVGPPAGSPFGTAAPLRPGMPPTMMDPFRKRLLVPQAQHPMPAQRRGLKRRKMADKVLPQRIRELVPESQAYMDLLAFERKLDQTIARKRMEIQEAIKKPLTQKRKLRIYISNTFSPSKAEGDNAGNAGTPGGTPAGDKVASWELRVEGKLLDDPSKQKRKFSSFFKSLVIELDKELYGPDNHLVEWHRMPTTQETDGFQVKRPGDLNVKCTLLLMLDHQPPQYKLDPRLARLLGVHTQTRAAIMQALWLYIKHNQLQDGHEREYINCNRYFRQIFSCGRLRFSEIPMKLAGLLQHPDPIVINHVISVDPNDQKKTACYDIDVEVDDPLKAQMSNFLASTTNQQEIASLDVKIHETIESINQLKTQRDFMLSFSTDPQDFIQEWLRSQRRDLKIITDVIGNPEEERRAAFYHQPWAQEAVGRHIFAKVQQRRQELEQVLGIRLT from the exons ATGTCGGGCCGTGTCGCGGGCGGGTTCCCGCTGCCTCCGCTGAGTCCTGGCGGCGGCGCAGTTGCCGCGGCCCTGGGGGCGCCGCCTCCGCCAGCGGGACCCGGCATGCTGCCCGGACCGGCGCTCAGGGGGCCAGGACCGGCTGGAGGTGTGGGGGGTCCCGGGGCCGCCGCCTTCCGCCCCATGGGCCCCGCGGGCCCCGCGGCGCAGTACCAG CGGCCCGGTATGTCACCAGGGAGCCGGATGCCCATGGCTGGCTTGCAGGTGGGGCCCCCTGCCGGCTCCCCATTTGGCACAGCTGCTCCACTTCGACCTGGCATGCCACCCACCATGATGGACCCGTTCCGAAAACGCCTGCTGGTGCCCCAGGCCCAGCATCCAATGCCGGCCCAGCGCCGGGG GTTAaagaggaggaagatggcagaTAAGGTTCTACCTCAGCGA ATTCGGGAGCTTGTCCCAGAGTCTCAGGCGTATATGGATCTTTTGGCTTTTGAGCGGAAGCTGGACCAGACCATTGCCCGAAAGCGGATGGAGATCCAAGAGGCCATCAAAAAGCCTCTGACG cAAAAACGAAAGCTGCGGATCTATATTTCTAATACATTCAGTCCCAGCAAAGCAGAAGGTGATAATGCAGGAAACGCAGGGACCCCCGGGGGAACCCCAGCAGGGGACAAGGTGGCTTCCTGGGAACTCCGAGTGGAGGGAAAACTGCTGGATGAT CCTAGCAAACAGAAGAGgaagttttcttcattctttaagaGCCTCGTCATTGAGCTGGACAAGGAACTGTACGGGCCTGACAACCACCTGGTAGAG TGGCACCGGATGCCCACCACCCAGGAGACTGATGGCTTCCAGGTGAAACGGCCTGGAGACCTCAACGTCAAGTGcaccctcctgctcatgctggaTCATCAG CCTCCCCAGTACAAGTTGGACCCCCGACTGGCAAGGCTGCTAGGGGTGCACACACAGACCAGGGCGGCCATCATGCAGGCCCTGTGGCTTTATATCAAACACAACCAGCTGCAGGACGGGCACGAGCGGGAGTACATCAATTGCAACCGTTACTTCCGCCAG ATCTTCAGTTGCGGCCGACTTCGTTTCTCGGAGATTCCCATGAAGCTGGCTGGATTGCTGCAGCATCCAGACCCCATTGTCATCAACCATGTCATTAG CGTAGACCCTAATGACCAGAAGAAGACAGCGTGTTATGACATTGATGTGGAGGTAGACGACCCACTCAAGGCCCAGATGAGCAATTTTCTGGCCTCCACCACCAATCAACAGGAGATTGCCTCCCTTGATGTCAAG ATCCATGAGACCATTGAGTCCATCAACCAGCTGAAGACCCAGAGGGATTTCATGCTCAGCTTTAGCACTGACCCTCAGGACTTCATCCAGGAGTGGCTGCGATCTCAGCGCCGAGATCTGAAG ATCATCACTGATGTGATTGGGAATCCTGAGGAAGAGAGACGAGCTGCTTTCTACCACCAGCCCTGGGCCCAGGAAGCAGTGGGGAGGCACATCTTTGCCAAG GTGCAGCAGCGAAGGCAAGAACTGGAACAGGTGCTGGGAATCCGCCTGACCTAA